The region GCCGCCGCCGTGGTGCACCGCCTGCGCGCCGCCGACCTCCCGGTCGAGCACGAAGGGACCGGGCTGACCACCGTCGAGCCCGTCACCGGCACGCGGGTCTCGGTGCGGGTGGCCGAGCCGATCCGCCAACAGCTGGTCCCTCCGAGCGTCTACAACGGACCCGGGCGTGCCGAACGGGGCACCGGCCGGGCGCCCGGTGTGCTGCGCACGAACGCGGTGCGCCCGCGCAAGCTCGGCCACGTGGTGCTCGGGTCGACCGACTACGAGGCGACCATCCGGTTCTTCACCGACCTGATCGGGTTCAAGGTCAGCGACCGGATCGCCGGCCACGGCGCCTTCCTGCGCTGCTCCACAGACCATCACAACGTCCTGGTGCTCAACGCGCCGGTCGCGTTCCTGCACCACAGTTCGTGGCAGGTCGACGACGTCGACGAGGTCGGCCGCGGCGCCTCCGCGATGCTCGAGGGTCGGCCCGATCGCCACGTCTGGGGCCTCGGCCGACACCACGCCGGATCGAACTTTTTCTGGTACCTCAAGGACCCCGCGGGGAACTTCTCCGAGTACTACTCCGACATGGACTGCATCCTCGACGATCAGCTCTGGTCGCCGGAGACCCTCGAGGGTGCGCGCGGGCTGTTCAACTGGGGTCCGCCGCCGCCCCCGTCCTTCCTCGCCCCCGACGACCTCGCCGAGATGATGACGGGCGCCCACCAGCCCGGCTGACCGGCCCACTCCACCGACCCCGCCGCGCCGTTCGCGCGACCCACTGGAAAGGACGCATCACGCCATGCTGCCCAAGGAAGTTTCCGTCCTCATCGTCGGAGGCGGTGGGAGCGGCCTCTCGTCGTCGATCTTCCTGTCCGACCTCGGCGTCGACTCCCTGCTGGTCGAGCGGCGCCCCGCCACGTCGCACATGCCGAAGGCGGGCGCCCACAACCAGCGCACGAT is a window of Streptomyces violaceusniger Tu 4113 DNA encoding:
- a CDS encoding VOC family protein, with translation MPLHRLNAITIGVPNVEATVAYYTDFGLTPEADGWLSSTDGGRQLRIVRSGVRRLVEVGIGAEHLDDAAAVVHRLRAADLPVEHEGTGLTTVEPVTGTRVSVRVAEPIRQQLVPPSVYNGPGRAERGTGRAPGVLRTNAVRPRKLGHVVLGSTDYEATIRFFTDLIGFKVSDRIAGHGAFLRCSTDHHNVLVLNAPVAFLHHSSWQVDDVDEVGRGASAMLEGRPDRHVWGLGRHHAGSNFFWYLKDPAGNFSEYYSDMDCILDDQLWSPETLEGARGLFNWGPPPPPSFLAPDDLAEMMTGAHQPG